One genomic window of Paenibacillus xylanilyticus includes the following:
- a CDS encoding RCC1 domain-containing protein, with protein sequence MEHGSLNKARLQVRKSPKDPIAAGRRHTVGLTSDGLVMAVGDNKMGQCEVSGWRDIITVAAGNVHMATNTGNVHTIALKLDGTVAAVGWNKDGQCEVTNWHDIVAIAAGWRHTIGLQSDGTVVAVGRHQEGQCQVSSWNDIVAVTAGDWHTLGLKADGTVLAVGNNRYRQCEVSGWRNVVMIAAGCLHSAGLQSDGTVTAVGSNKHGQCDVGSWHGMVAIAVGSNHTIGLKADGTVSAAGLNTYGQCNVSDWRNIVAVAAGCAHTVGLQSDGTLVTVGDHTYGQCDVSGWRGIRMPGNILTK encoded by the coding sequence ATGGAACATGGTTCCCTGAATAAAGCGAGGTTGCAGGTAAGAAAGTCGCCCAAAGATCCGATAGCGGCGGGACGCCGTCATACCGTTGGGCTTACATCTGACGGTCTGGTGATGGCTGTTGGTGATAATAAAATGGGTCAATGTGAAGTCAGCGGCTGGCGGGATATCATTACAGTCGCAGCAGGTAATGTACATATGGCTACAAATACAGGCAATGTTCACACTATAGCACTGAAATTGGATGGCACCGTGGCAGCTGTGGGTTGGAATAAGGACGGCCAGTGCGAGGTAACCAACTGGCACGATATTGTAGCTATAGCGGCAGGTTGGCGCCACACCATCGGTCTGCAGTCGGATGGTACGGTGGTCGCCGTGGGTCGGCATCAAGAAGGTCAATGCCAGGTAAGTAGTTGGAATGATATAGTGGCAGTAACTGCAGGAGACTGGCATACCCTCGGCCTGAAAGCTGACGGAACAGTGCTGGCTGTAGGGAATAACCGATATCGCCAATGTGAAGTCAGTGGCTGGCGTAATGTTGTAATGATCGCTGCGGGTTGTCTCCATTCGGCTGGTCTGCAATCAGATGGTACAGTAACGGCCGTGGGTAGTAATAAACATGGTCAATGCGATGTAGGCAGCTGGCACGGGATGGTGGCGATAGCGGTGGGGAGTAATCATACCATCGGTCTGAAAGCGGACGGTACGGTTTCCGCTGCAGGCTTGAATACGTATGGCCAGTGTAATGTAAGTGACTGGCGCAATATTGTTGCCGTAGCGGCAGGTTGTGCCCATACCGTAGGGCTTCAATCAGACGGTACGTT